A genomic window from Peromyscus maniculatus bairdii isolate BWxNUB_F1_BW_parent chromosome 1, HU_Pman_BW_mat_3.1, whole genome shotgun sequence includes:
- the LOC102923115 gene encoding cell adhesion molecule CEACAM1-like, whose product MEPTSSPLHKGQVSWRGLLLTVSLLTCWNSPTPAKVTVEQVLPQVAAWKNVLLCVHNQPATVLVSYCTAMIPKTKNIYTWEGSLVALMCEPKTQNTTYLWRINDQSLSEEDRLKLSEDNRTFTLLSVVRTDTGSYECETRNPVSASPSDLFSLNITC is encoded by the exons ATGGAGCCCACATCATCTCCTCTCCACAAAGGACAGGTCTCCTGGAGGGGACTCCTGCTCACAG TCTCTCTTTTAACCTGCTGGAACTCTCCCACCCCTGCCAAAGTCACTGTTGAACAAGTTCTGCCCCAAGTTGCTGCATGGAAGAACGTTCTTCTATGTGTACACAATCAGCCAGCAACAGTCTTAGTCTCTTATTG CACAGCAATGATACCAAAGACCAAAAATATCTATACCTGGGAGGGGTCTTTAGTAGCATTAATGTGTGAACCTAAGACTCAGAATACAACCTACCTGTGGAGGATAAATGACCAAAGCCTCTCAGAAGAGGACAGGCTGAAGTTGTCTGAGGACAACAGGACTTTCACTTTACTCAGTGTTGTGAGGACTGACACAGGATCCTATGAATGTGAAACCAGGAACCCAGTGAGTGCCTCCCCAAGTGACCTATTCTCTCTGAACATTACCTGttaa